The Rhododendron vialii isolate Sample 1 chromosome 5a, ASM3025357v1 genome contains a region encoding:
- the LOC131326104 gene encoding U4/U6 small nuclear ribonucleoprotein Prp31 homolog produces the protein MEVLGPTPYARAVKKIGNEMDLALVDLKEVLSLADIGRVSWKGIGKPLPEEILQKTFDACDPLLALHSDYEKVHAFVGCIMEYFEPNLCAIFGSEVASKLIVGTAGGLSAVANIPADDFSLVGAKKIMDLQRFFAEMPPCLPIGGPCGQKFYSGSADRLDERRSNR, from the coding sequence ATGGAAGTTCTTGGTCCAACTCCTTATGCTCGAGCAGTTAAAAAGATTGGGAACGAAATGGATCTTGCCCTTGTTGACCTGAAGGAGGTGTTATCTCTGGCTGATATTGGTCGTGTCTCATGGAAAGGGATAGGCAAGCCACTTCCGGAAGAAATTCTGCAAAAGACATTTGACGCGTGTGACCCACTTCTTGCTTTACATTCGGACTATGAAAAAGTTCATGCTTTTGTGGGCTGTATAATGGAGTATTTTGAGCCTAATCTTTGTGCTATTTTTGGAAGTGAAGTTGCTTCTAAGCTAATTGTGGGGACTGCTGGTGGTCTCTCAGCAGTAGCTAATATCCCAGCTGATGATTTTAGCCTCGTGGGTGCCAAGAAAATTATGGATTTGCAACGGTTTTTTGCTGAAATGCCCCCTTGCCTTCCAATAGGTGGGCCATGTGGCCAGAAATTCTACAGTGGCAGCGCGGATAGACTTGACGAGAGGAGATCCAACAGATAA